CCATTAATTTTGGGGCAGCGGCAATTGTAATAATTCTTAAAAGTAATTAGTATATATTTATTGATAGATTACTATATACAGGGGGGTTGCTTATGGCGTTTCAAGGCAAAGATGATATTGAAGGCAATGATTATCCGGCAACAGGTGAGTCCAGAACATTGCTTACCATCACCGGAGACAGTGCCAAGGTTGAGGGCAAATTTACAATTTCAAAATCCATTGAAATTGACTGCGAGGTTTCCGGGGAACTGGAAGTGGATGGAGAGCTGATAATCCAGAAAAACGGCTATGTTAATGCTGATGTTAAAACCATAAATGCCCAGGTCATAGGTAAATATGAGGGCAACATGGAGGCGGCTGAAAATGTAGAGATCAAAGAAACAGGAGAAGTTTCTGGAAACATCAAGACTGATTCCCTGATTATAAATAAGGGCGGCATATTCAGCGGAAATGTCACCAGGATTAGTTCAGAACAGCCAGAACCGGAACCGGAGCCGGAGCCAGAACCAGTTGACCGGGACCAGGAGATTGATTTGGAAGAACCGGAGTCTGATTCAGAGGATCTGGAACTGTAGAATAATGTAAGGAGAATTTATATGCCTCTGAAACCCAGGTATAGGAATCCTCTGGTGTTAAGTATCGTGTCCA
The sequence above is a segment of the Actinomycetes bacterium genome. Coding sequences within it:
- a CDS encoding polymer-forming cytoskeletal protein, producing MAFQGKDDIEGNDYPATGESRTLLTITGDSAKVEGKFTISKSIEIDCEVSGELEVDGELIIQKNGYVNADVKTINAQVIGKYEGNMEAAENVEIKETGEVSGNIKTDSLIINKGGIFSGNVTRISSEQPEPEPEPEPEPVDRDQEIDLEEPESDSEDLEL